One segment of Streptomyces sp. NBC_01463 DNA contains the following:
- a CDS encoding aldehyde dehydrogenase (NADP(+)), with protein MAAAPVWSVDPRTGNPREQVAVEATAEEVDRVVRAAHAVRGSLADRTVRAAFLRTAADLLTEAGEHVIEAADAETALGPARLTGELARTAAQLRAFAEVVDEGAYLDIHIDHADATRTPPWPDLRRYKIPLGVVAVYAASNFPLAFSVPGGDTASALAAGCPVVVKAHPDHPATSELCASVLRRAAAQHGLPEDVVTLVHGFEAGVELVRHPLVGAAGFTGSVRGGRALFDAAAARPAPIPFHGELGSLNPVVVTEAAAAERGEQIGAGLAGSMTMGAGQFCTKPGFVLAPAGETGDRLLKSLTEAVSDTEAGVLLDHRMRDAFLAGVRERAGLPEVEAPVTPGAGSEHTVAAGFLTVPARLLTTEGAHDALLEECFGPVTVVARYTSEDEIAAVLSRLPGNLTATLQIATEEADGSAAGLLAALTPLAGRVLVNGWPTGVAVAPAQHHGGPYPATTSTSTSVGATAIERWLRPVSYQTVPEALLPPELREDNPQNLPRRVDGHPA; from the coding sequence GTGGCAGCAGCACCAGTCTGGAGCGTCGACCCCCGCACCGGGAACCCGCGTGAGCAGGTTGCGGTGGAGGCTACAGCGGAGGAGGTCGACCGCGTGGTCCGGGCCGCTCACGCCGTACGCGGCTCCCTCGCCGACCGCACCGTGCGCGCCGCGTTCCTGCGCACCGCGGCCGATCTGCTCACCGAGGCCGGCGAACACGTCATCGAGGCCGCCGACGCCGAGACGGCGCTCGGCCCGGCCCGGCTGACCGGCGAACTCGCCCGCACCGCGGCCCAGCTGCGGGCCTTCGCCGAGGTCGTCGACGAGGGCGCGTACCTCGACATCCACATCGACCACGCGGACGCCACCCGCACCCCGCCGTGGCCCGACCTGCGGCGCTACAAGATCCCGCTCGGCGTCGTCGCCGTCTACGCGGCCAGCAACTTCCCGCTCGCCTTCTCCGTACCCGGCGGCGACACCGCGAGCGCCCTCGCGGCAGGCTGCCCGGTCGTCGTCAAGGCCCACCCCGACCACCCCGCGACCTCCGAACTGTGCGCCTCCGTGCTGCGCAGGGCCGCGGCGCAGCACGGACTGCCCGAGGACGTCGTCACCCTGGTGCACGGCTTCGAGGCGGGCGTCGAACTGGTCAGGCACCCCCTCGTCGGCGCCGCCGGCTTCACCGGCTCGGTGCGTGGCGGCCGCGCCCTGTTCGACGCGGCGGCGGCCCGGCCCGCCCCCATCCCGTTCCACGGCGAACTCGGCTCCCTCAACCCCGTCGTCGTCACCGAGGCGGCCGCCGCCGAGCGCGGCGAGCAGATCGGTGCGGGCCTCGCGGGCTCGATGACCATGGGCGCGGGCCAGTTCTGCACCAAGCCCGGCTTCGTCCTCGCCCCCGCGGGCGAGACCGGCGACCGGCTCCTGAAGTCCCTCACCGAAGCGGTCAGCGACACCGAGGCCGGGGTGCTCCTCGACCACCGGATGCGCGACGCCTTCCTCGCGGGGGTGCGCGAGCGCGCCGGACTTCCCGAAGTGGAAGCCCCGGTCACCCCCGGAGCGGGCAGCGAACACACGGTCGCGGCCGGCTTCCTGACCGTGCCGGCCCGGCTGCTCACCACCGAGGGCGCGCACGACGCGCTCCTGGAGGAGTGCTTCGGCCCGGTCACCGTCGTCGCCCGCTACACCTCCGAGGACGAGATCGCCGCGGTGCTGTCCCGGCTCCCCGGCAACCTCACCGCCACCCTCCAGATCGCCACCGAGGAGGCCGACGGCAGCGCCGCAGGACTCCTGGCCGCGCTCACCCCGCTGGCCGGCCGCGTCCTGGTCAACGGCTGGCCGACCGGTGTCGCCGTCGCCCCCGCCCAGCACCACGGCGGCCCCTACCCGGCCACCACCTCCACCTCCACCTCGGTCGGCGCCACCGCGATCGAGCGCTGGCTGCGCCCGGTCAGCTACCAGACGGTCCCCGAGGCGCTGCTTCCGCCGGAACTCCGCGAGGACAACCCCCAGAACCTGCCCCGCCGCGTGGACGGACACCCCGCATGA
- a CDS encoding DUF1349 domain-containing protein, with translation MTLHLPELPFGLEPFGPATDWAYEAGVLTGRAGARQDRFVPPGGESLDSVSDAPRLLGAAPEGDFQLIARVKVAFAGAFDAGVLYLHVGDREWAKICLELSPDRPTICTVVTRGHSDDVNSFVVDGDTYWLRLSRTGNAFACHASPDGEKWTFVRVFALGDRERAAAASIGFLAQSPTGEGCEVTFDRIAYRPTGIADLRDGS, from the coding sequence ATGACCCTGCACCTGCCCGAACTCCCCTTCGGCCTGGAGCCGTTCGGACCCGCGACGGACTGGGCCTACGAGGCCGGCGTCCTCACCGGCCGCGCGGGCGCCCGCCAGGACCGGTTCGTCCCGCCGGGCGGCGAGAGCCTCGACTCCGTCAGCGACGCGCCCCGGCTGCTCGGTGCCGCGCCCGAGGGCGACTTCCAGCTGATCGCCCGGGTCAAGGTCGCCTTCGCCGGTGCCTTCGACGCGGGGGTGCTCTACCTCCACGTCGGCGACCGCGAATGGGCCAAGATCTGCCTGGAGCTCTCCCCGGACCGGCCCACCATCTGCACCGTCGTCACCCGCGGCCACTCCGACGACGTCAACTCCTTCGTCGTGGACGGCGACACCTACTGGCTGCGCCTGAGCCGCACCGGCAACGCCTTCGCCTGCCACGCCTCACCCGACGGCGAGAAGTGGACCTTCGTCCGCGTCTTCGCCCTGGGAGACCGGGAGCGGGCGGCCGCCGCGTCCATCGGCTTCCTGGCGCAGTCGCCCACGGGCGAGGGCTGCGAGGTCACCTTCGACCGGATCGCGTACCGCCCGACGGGCATCGCCGACCTCCGCGACGGCAGCTGA
- a CDS encoding MFS transporter encodes MPTEKTRQAPALGPELSAQRPAPAPALTLLASLLGFALIMLDASVVNVALPSMGADLGGGMSGLQWVVDAYTIAFAALLLSTGALSDRIGATRAYTLGIALFTLASAACGLAPNLPSLIGFRVVQGVAAAIVLPTTLALVRQAYTDPAQRGRAVSLWAAGGTTAAALGPVVGGALTTAWDWRAIFFINLPLGLFALALTFRLPRSPRRPAPLDLPGQLTAVLTLAALAFAVIEKGPVALTALGVAVAGLAAFLRIESRHPHPVVPLGLFRNRTAAVAVAAGSALSLAFYGMIFVFSIYFQQVRGQSALTAGLMFLPMTGLLVVVNILSGRLANRYGPRLPMLTGQLVSVGGLLLLLFVGPDTSLVLTAVLLVPLALGAGLALPPLTAAMMETVPTERAGVAAGVLNAARQVSGGLGVAAFGALVAGGFGTGLRTSLLISAALLALTALATTRLPRGVARQAAPAEVGRPRADAAPEPSRTPA; translated from the coding sequence ATGCCCACAGAGAAGACCAGACAAGCTCCCGCGCTCGGACCCGAGTTGAGCGCCCAGCGGCCCGCACCGGCCCCCGCGCTCACCCTCCTCGCCTCACTCCTCGGCTTCGCGCTGATCATGCTCGACGCCTCGGTGGTGAACGTGGCGCTCCCCTCGATGGGGGCGGACCTGGGCGGCGGAATGTCCGGGCTGCAGTGGGTGGTCGACGCGTACACGATCGCGTTCGCCGCGCTGCTGCTGTCCACCGGCGCGCTCTCCGACCGGATCGGCGCCACCCGCGCGTACACGCTCGGGATCGCGCTCTTCACCCTCGCGTCCGCCGCCTGCGGGCTGGCTCCGAACCTGCCTTCGCTCATCGGCTTCCGGGTGGTCCAGGGCGTGGCCGCGGCGATCGTGCTGCCGACGACGCTCGCCCTGGTCCGCCAGGCGTACACCGATCCCGCGCAGCGCGGGCGTGCCGTGTCGCTGTGGGCGGCGGGCGGCACGACGGCCGCGGCGCTGGGCCCGGTCGTCGGCGGCGCGCTCACCACGGCCTGGGACTGGCGGGCCATCTTCTTCATCAACCTGCCGCTGGGCCTGTTCGCACTGGCGCTCACCTTCCGGCTGCCGCGTTCCCCGCGGCGCCCGGCCCCGCTGGACCTGCCCGGTCAGCTGACCGCCGTACTGACCCTGGCCGCCCTCGCCTTCGCCGTGATCGAGAAGGGACCGGTCGCCCTGACCGCCCTGGGCGTCGCGGTGGCGGGCCTGGCCGCCTTCCTCCGCATCGAGTCCCGCCACCCCCACCCGGTGGTGCCGCTCGGCCTCTTCCGCAACCGGACCGCGGCGGTGGCGGTCGCCGCCGGGTCCGCGCTCAGCCTGGCCTTCTACGGGATGATCTTCGTCTTCAGCATCTACTTCCAGCAGGTACGCGGCCAGTCGGCGCTGACCGCGGGGCTGATGTTCCTGCCGATGACCGGGCTGCTGGTGGTGGTGAACATCCTGTCCGGCAGGCTCGCGAACCGGTACGGCCCCCGGCTGCCGATGCTGACCGGCCAACTGGTCTCGGTGGGCGGCCTGTTGCTCCTGCTGTTCGTCGGCCCGGACACCTCGCTGGTCCTGACGGCCGTCCTCCTGGTGCCGCTGGCCCTGGGCGCGGGTCTGGCCCTGCCGCCGCTGACCGCGGCGATGATGGAGACCGTGCCGACCGAGCGGGCCGGGGTCGCCGCGGGCGTGCTCAACGCCGCCCGCCAGGTCTCCGGCGGGCTGGGCGTGGCGGCGTTCGGCGCCCTGGTCGCGGGCGGCTTCGGGACGGGACTCCGTACGAGCCTGCTGATCAGCGCGGCCCTGCTCGCCCTCACCGCCCTGGCCACGACAAGGCTGCCGCGGGGCGTGGCACGGCAGGCGGCCCCGGCCGAGGTGGGCCGGCCTCGCGCGGATGCCGCCCCGGAGCCGTCCCGTACGCCCGCCTGA
- a CDS encoding helix-turn-helix domain-containing protein: MPPAHRVVVISTPPVSMFNIAIPEMLFSKVEIDGEPGYETVYCTPDPGPVRTSGGLDVQIEGGLGLIESADTVILAGAGSREEPDPRILAALRRASADGRRIASICTGAFALAEAGLLDGRAATTYWTYTGELGDRYPSVDLQKDVLFVQDGPVLTSSGYAAGIDLCLHIIRTDYGAAVANHVGRLTLVAPVRPGGQTQFTDTPLPPERGVSFAGTRAWAMQHLDEPLTLTDLARNGGVSIRTLSRRFHAETGLSPLQWLLHQRIERARELLETTTLPMDQVARASGLGTADSMRQHIQRRLGLTPSAYRTSFSRVAAAATSG, from the coding sequence ATGCCGCCCGCACACCGAGTCGTCGTCATCTCCACACCGCCCGTGTCCATGTTCAACATCGCCATTCCCGAGATGCTGTTCAGCAAGGTCGAGATCGACGGCGAGCCGGGATACGAGACGGTCTACTGCACCCCGGACCCCGGGCCCGTCCGGACCAGCGGCGGGCTCGACGTGCAGATCGAGGGCGGACTCGGCCTCATCGAGTCGGCCGACACGGTGATCCTGGCGGGCGCCGGCTCGCGCGAGGAGCCCGACCCGCGCATCCTGGCCGCCCTGCGCCGGGCCTCGGCCGACGGCCGGCGCATCGCGTCCATCTGCACCGGCGCCTTTGCCCTCGCCGAGGCCGGTCTGCTCGACGGGCGGGCCGCCACCACCTACTGGACGTACACCGGCGAACTCGGCGACCGCTACCCCTCCGTCGACCTGCAGAAGGACGTCCTGTTCGTCCAGGACGGTCCGGTCCTCACCTCGTCCGGATACGCGGCCGGCATCGATCTGTGCCTCCACATCATCCGTACCGACTACGGGGCCGCCGTCGCCAACCACGTCGGCCGGCTCACGCTCGTCGCCCCCGTGCGGCCGGGCGGGCAGACGCAGTTCACCGACACCCCGCTGCCGCCCGAGCGCGGGGTCTCGTTCGCCGGCACCCGCGCCTGGGCGATGCAGCACCTCGACGAGCCGCTGACCCTGACCGACCTGGCCCGCAACGGCGGCGTCTCCATCCGTACGCTCTCGCGCCGCTTCCACGCCGAGACCGGCCTCAGCCCCCTCCAGTGGCTCCTGCACCAGCGCATCGAGCGGGCCAGGGAACTCCTGGAGACCACCACCCTTCCCATGGACCAGGTGGCGCGGGCGAGCGGCCTCGGCACGGCCGACTCGATGCGCCAGCACATCCAGCGCAGGCTGGGCCTCACGCCGAGCGCCTACCGGACCTCGTTCAGCAGGGTGGCCGCCGCCGCAACCTCCGGCTGA
- a CDS encoding GNAT family N-acetyltransferase — protein MIRTATPADLDAMVRLHAEARATYYSGHLPEEEYAGEAEAGRSRGGWARAIDRADATVLCAEQDGILTGVAAYAPRDGAMHLSQLHVSPAHWRKGVGTALHDACVAAWRRDGVAEARLEVFVHNLRAQAFYAARGWTPDPDRSRTGSHLMLILLP, from the coding sequence ATGATCCGAACCGCGACCCCCGCCGATCTCGACGCCATGGTCCGCCTGCACGCCGAGGCCCGGGCCACGTACTACAGCGGGCACCTGCCCGAGGAGGAGTACGCGGGCGAGGCCGAGGCCGGCCGCAGCAGGGGCGGCTGGGCCCGCGCCATCGACCGCGCGGACGCCACCGTGCTCTGCGCCGAACAGGACGGGATCCTCACGGGCGTCGCGGCCTACGCCCCGCGCGACGGTGCGATGCACCTCAGCCAGCTCCATGTGTCACCGGCCCACTGGCGCAAGGGGGTCGGGACCGCCCTGCACGACGCGTGCGTGGCCGCCTGGCGGCGGGACGGGGTGGCGGAGGCCCGGCTTGAGGTCTTCGTCCACAACCTCCGGGCCCAGGCCTTCTACGCCGCGCGCGGCTGGACACCCGACCCGGACCGCTCCCGGACGGGCAGCCACCTGATGCTGATTCTTCTGCCCTGA
- a CDS encoding Tox-REase-5 domain-containing protein, which produces MSATGGISAYGGVGPAPGAGRRELPRAMGAARLLLHVLFGATLLGAVGLAGSALAADALDGVVVGLLLYGAVPGVVGWLLSRRVWTGGRGVWGGLVAVQAWLIIGGAANAADGSMHGFTQIFLPVLILVFLSRPDSRAWFRLPAREREDKPDFSLPHMITWRRDRGQSALEYVGLVMLVAAIVVALLLSGVGGPMADRFQAAVCSVTGTSCPAKGSGTVNAGDSAGGATAGGAETGGADAGATVVGGADGGGENGGAGGANGGENGGAGGANGGAGGANGAAGGANGGAGGADGSSGGANGAAGGTTGGDSTGGAGGPAGADTTGGSDTAGGSDTAGGADATGGTGGPDGPGSDTYPETADEPEADYDDIPASGEDDSGDSGDSDDGEDKEDCGGWGFFGCAWDRGTQVVKGVFVDGIWGDVTGVIDLFKPSTWSGIVDYGKQLGSQWADDAKDAGSKWDKGDYLGAFGDWGKASLNTVVKVGDDMFVGDDVRERWNNGEKTRAVTDVVWNVGSLFIPGYDVAKVIGKTSRLGKIGKIAADVAEAAEDAGAASRRARKAAEAGDVDGARKAAKEADDAADKAEDSARKTGCSIASGPLGPRTRYGGTGVAGAGTGVLAAGPPDHVILADDGCDKAAEAKAKEARDQERAAWTDKKRAEEKDRAAKALEKKKPWPDAKRNDSSDPRNYNPPKWADDLKDPELGSADAGDGFWGSRDRNPKPNWKNESWLRYQEQITGTNRGKEYIVANPKEGKPPVEYDGWDSGRQTFLEAKNGYKSYLTKGDKGTLTKSGREKFVKEATEQVSASGGRAIEWHFSDPDVAKAARKAFREEGLPIKVVYSKQNPEKSTRKAGAFD; this is translated from the coding sequence ATGTCTGCGACAGGTGGCATATCCGCGTACGGAGGCGTAGGACCCGCTCCCGGGGCGGGGCGCCGTGAGCTGCCGCGCGCCATGGGGGCGGCACGGCTGCTGCTGCATGTGCTGTTCGGCGCCACCCTGCTGGGCGCCGTCGGCCTGGCGGGGTCCGCGCTCGCCGCCGACGCGCTGGACGGCGTCGTGGTCGGGCTGCTGCTGTACGGGGCCGTGCCCGGTGTCGTGGGCTGGCTGCTCTCGCGGCGGGTGTGGACCGGTGGCCGGGGCGTCTGGGGCGGACTCGTCGCCGTACAGGCGTGGTTGATCATCGGTGGCGCGGCCAACGCCGCCGACGGGTCGATGCACGGCTTCACCCAGATATTCCTGCCGGTGCTGATCCTGGTGTTCCTGAGCCGGCCGGACAGCCGCGCGTGGTTCCGCCTGCCGGCGCGCGAACGCGAGGACAAGCCGGACTTCTCGCTCCCGCACATGATCACGTGGCGCCGCGACCGTGGACAGTCGGCCCTGGAGTACGTGGGCCTGGTCATGCTCGTCGCGGCCATCGTGGTGGCGTTGCTGCTGAGCGGCGTGGGCGGCCCGATGGCGGACCGCTTCCAGGCCGCTGTCTGCTCCGTCACGGGCACGTCCTGCCCGGCCAAGGGCAGCGGAACGGTGAACGCGGGCGACTCCGCGGGCGGCGCGACCGCGGGCGGCGCGGAGACCGGGGGCGCCGACGCGGGCGCCACGGTCGTCGGCGGCGCGGACGGGGGAGGCGAGAACGGCGGCGCCGGTGGTGCGAACGGCGGCGAGAACGGCGGCGCCGGTGGTGCGAACGGCGGCGCCGGTGGTGCGAATGGTGCGGCCGGGGGTGCGAACGGCGGCGCCGGTGGCGCCGATGGCAGTTCCGGTGGTGCGAACGGTGCGGCCGGCGGGACCACCGGGGGCGACTCCACCGGAGGCGCCGGCGGACCGGCCGGGGCGGACACCACCGGGGGATCGGACACCGCGGGCGGCTCCGACACCGCCGGGGGCGCCGACGCGACCGGCGGTACGGGCGGCCCCGACGGGCCCGGCAGCGACACCTACCCCGAGACCGCGGACGAGCCCGAGGCCGACTACGACGACATCCCCGCGTCCGGCGAGGACGACTCGGGGGACTCCGGCGACTCCGACGACGGTGAGGACAAGGAGGACTGCGGCGGCTGGGGCTTCTTCGGCTGCGCCTGGGACCGCGGCACGCAGGTCGTCAAGGGCGTCTTCGTGGACGGCATCTGGGGCGACGTGACCGGGGTCATCGACCTCTTCAAGCCCTCGACCTGGTCCGGCATCGTCGACTACGGCAAGCAGCTCGGCAGCCAGTGGGCGGACGACGCCAAGGACGCCGGCAGCAAGTGGGACAAGGGCGACTACCTGGGAGCGTTCGGCGACTGGGGCAAGGCCTCGCTCAACACCGTCGTCAAGGTCGGCGACGACATGTTCGTCGGCGACGACGTGCGCGAGCGGTGGAACAACGGGGAGAAGACCCGCGCCGTCACCGACGTCGTGTGGAACGTCGGCTCCCTCTTCATCCCCGGGTACGACGTCGCGAAGGTCATCGGCAAGACCAGCAGGCTCGGCAAGATCGGGAAGATCGCCGCCGACGTGGCGGAGGCCGCCGAGGACGCGGGCGCCGCCTCGCGCCGGGCCCGCAAGGCCGCCGAGGCCGGGGACGTCGACGGAGCCCGCAAGGCGGCCAAGGAGGCCGACGACGCCGCCGACAAGGCCGAGGACTCGGCCCGTAAGACCGGCTGCTCCATCGCCTCCGGACCCCTCGGGCCCAGGACCCGCTACGGCGGCACCGGTGTCGCGGGTGCGGGGACCGGAGTGCTCGCCGCCGGACCGCCGGACCATGTGATCCTCGCCGACGACGGCTGCGACAAGGCCGCCGAGGCCAAGGCGAAGGAGGCCCGCGACCAGGAGCGCGCCGCCTGGACCGACAAGAAGCGCGCCGAGGAGAAGGACCGCGCCGCCAAGGCGCTGGAGAAGAAGAAGCCGTGGCCGGACGCCAAGCGCAACGACAGCTCCGACCCGCGGAACTACAACCCGCCGAAGTGGGCGGACGATCTGAAGGACCCGGAGCTCGGCTCGGCCGACGCGGGCGACGGGTTCTGGGGGAGCCGTGACCGCAACCCCAAGCCCAACTGGAAGAACGAGTCCTGGCTCCGCTACCAGGAGCAGATCACCGGCACCAACCGCGGCAAGGAGTACATCGTCGCCAACCCCAAGGAGGGCAAGCCTCCGGTGGAGTACGACGGGTGGGACTCCGGACGGCAGACGTTCCTGGAGGCGAAGAACGGCTACAAGAGCTACCTGACGAAGGGCGACAAGGGGACGCTCACCAAGTCCGGCCGGGAGAAGTTCGTCAAGGAGGCGACGGAGCAGGTCAGCGCCTCCGGCGGCCGTGCGATCGAATGGCACTTCTCCGACCCGGACGTGGCCAAGGCCGCCCGGAAGGCCTTCCGTGAGGAGGGGCTTCCGATCAAGGTCGTCTACAGCAAGCAGAACCCGGAGAAGAGCACGAGGAAGGCCGGGGCCTTCGACTAG
- a CDS encoding DsbA family oxidoreductase: MRVEIWSDIACPWCYIGKARFEKGLAGFAHRDEVEVVHRSFELDPGRAKGDTGQVIDMLAQKYGRTREEALSMEANVAANAQAEGLGYRTEGRDHGSTFDIHRLLHLAKARGRQDELLSLAYRANFAEERSVYDDEVLVELAVEAGLDGDEARAVLADPQAYAAEVRADEREASELGANGVPFFVLDRRYGISGGQPAEVFAQALDQAWKDRPLTAIGGDAAACDADGACEVPQTGSNA; encoded by the coding sequence ATGCGCGTCGAGATCTGGAGCGACATCGCCTGCCCGTGGTGCTACATCGGCAAGGCCCGGTTCGAGAAGGGCCTGGCAGGGTTCGCGCACCGCGACGAGGTAGAGGTGGTCCACCGGTCCTTCGAGCTCGACCCCGGGCGCGCCAAGGGCGACACCGGACAGGTCATCGACATGCTGGCGCAGAAGTACGGGCGCACCCGCGAGGAGGCCCTGTCGATGGAGGCGAACGTCGCCGCCAACGCGCAGGCCGAGGGGCTCGGCTACCGCACCGAGGGCCGTGACCACGGCAGCACCTTCGACATCCACCGGCTGCTGCACCTGGCCAAGGCCCGCGGCCGTCAGGACGAGCTGCTGAGCCTGGCCTACCGGGCGAACTTCGCCGAGGAGCGTTCCGTCTACGACGACGAGGTGCTGGTCGAGCTGGCCGTCGAGGCAGGTCTGGACGGCGACGAGGCGCGCGCGGTGCTCGCCGATCCGCAGGCGTACGCGGCCGAGGTGCGGGCCGATGAGCGGGAGGCGTCCGAACTCGGCGCCAACGGGGTGCCGTTCTTCGTGCTCGACCGGCGGTACGGCATCTCCGGCGGCCAGCCCGCCGAGGTCTTTGCCCAGGCGCTGGACCAGGCGTGGAAGGACCGTCCGCTGACCGCGATCGGCGGGGACGCGGCGGCCTGCGACGCCGACGGGGCCTGCGAGGTTCCGCAGACCGGAAGCAACGCCTGA
- a CDS encoding aminotransferase class V-fold PLP-dependent enzyme — protein sequence MMIPSLSRAVAAEFAPETAYLNTSTCGLLPRRTVDAVRALAEGNTTGRRDGAGDFEAVDGAREGFARIAGVDAGRVAVGSSVTVHVGLIACSLPAGAEVLVPEGEFSSVVTPFAVRGDLRMRYVPLAELAGAVRPDTALVAFSSVQSADGRLADLDAVRAAAAAHGARTLLDATQSAGWLPLDAGAYDYTVAGGYKFLLSPRGTSFLTVTEEAQQSLPPVFAGWVAAEDPWNSTYGPVTKLAPDARRYDEPPAFLSYHGAEQSLALLNEIGIDTVHDHATGLAARFRAGLAGLGHRAVPAETAVVGVPGLGDRAPDLGRAGVMVSNRAGNLRAAFHLYNTEADVDRALDVLSG from the coding sequence ATGATGATCCCTTCGCTCAGCCGTGCGGTGGCCGCCGAGTTCGCGCCGGAGACCGCCTACCTCAACACCTCCACCTGCGGGCTGCTGCCCCGCCGTACCGTCGACGCGGTGAGAGCCCTCGCCGAGGGCAACACCACGGGCCGCAGGGACGGGGCGGGCGACTTCGAGGCGGTGGACGGGGCCAGGGAGGGATTCGCGCGGATCGCCGGGGTCGACGCCGGCCGGGTCGCGGTCGGCAGCTCGGTCACCGTCCATGTGGGGCTGATCGCCTGCTCGCTGCCCGCCGGTGCCGAAGTGCTGGTGCCCGAGGGTGAGTTCAGCTCGGTCGTCACCCCCTTCGCGGTGCGCGGAGACCTCCGGATGCGGTACGTCCCGCTGGCGGAGCTGGCCGGCGCGGTGCGCCCCGATACGGCGCTCGTCGCCTTCTCCTCGGTGCAGTCCGCCGACGGCCGGCTCGCCGACCTGGACGCGGTGCGCGCCGCGGCGGCCGCGCACGGCGCCCGTACGCTGCTGGACGCCACCCAGTCCGCGGGCTGGCTGCCGCTCGACGCCGGGGCGTACGACTACACGGTCGCGGGCGGCTACAAGTTCCTGCTCTCCCCGCGCGGTACGTCGTTCCTCACCGTCACCGAGGAGGCCCAGCAGTCCCTCCCGCCGGTCTTCGCCGGCTGGGTCGCGGCCGAGGACCCGTGGAACAGCACCTACGGGCCGGTCACCAAGCTCGCCCCCGACGCCCGGCGCTACGACGAACCGCCCGCGTTCCTCTCGTACCACGGAGCCGAGCAGTCCCTCGCGCTGCTGAACGAGATCGGCATCGACACCGTCCATGACCACGCCACCGGGCTCGCCGCCCGGTTCAGGGCCGGGCTGGCCGGGCTGGGGCATCGGGCCGTGCCGGCCGAGACGGCCGTCGTCGGGGTGCCGGGACTCGGTGACCGGGCGCCGGACCTGGGGCGGGCGGGTGTGATGGTCTCGAACCGGGCCGGCAATCTGCGGGCGGCCTTCCACCTGTACAACACCGAGGCCGATGTGGACCGGGCGCTCGACGTCCTCTCCGGCTGA
- a CDS encoding MarR family winged helix-turn-helix transcriptional regulator, with the protein MTSDPACSELPSAARGGPFSHAVSRVSRLHRIAAGKLLKGAGLYPGQEFLMMYLWDAGAVRQSEVIKAVDLDPSTVTKMLQRLEQSGHVRRSPDPADRRAVLVEATDNSCALLSDVEQAWTSLEEHTLAGLDAGERKELARLLAKVEENLCREAADCPENG; encoded by the coding sequence ATGACCTCCGATCCCGCCTGTTCCGAGCTGCCCAGCGCCGCCCGCGGCGGCCCGTTCAGCCACGCCGTGTCACGGGTCTCGCGGCTCCACCGGATCGCGGCGGGCAAGCTGCTCAAGGGCGCGGGCCTCTACCCCGGCCAGGAGTTCCTGATGATGTACCTGTGGGACGCGGGCGCGGTCCGCCAGTCCGAGGTGATCAAGGCGGTCGACCTGGACCCGTCCACGGTCACCAAGATGCTCCAGCGCCTGGAGCAGTCCGGGCACGTCCGCCGCAGCCCCGACCCGGCCGACCGCAGGGCCGTCCTGGTCGAGGCCACCGACAACAGCTGTGCGCTGCTCTCCGACGTGGAGCAGGCCTGGACGAGCCTGGAGGAGCACACCCTCGCGGGCCTGGACGCGGGGGAACGCAAGGAGCTGGCCAGACTGCTGGCCAAGGTCGAGGAGAACCTCTGCCGCGAGGCGGCGGACTGCCCGGAGAACGGCTGA